Proteins encoded together in one Telopea speciosissima isolate NSW1024214 ecotype Mountain lineage chromosome 4, Tspe_v1, whole genome shotgun sequence window:
- the LOC122657479 gene encoding rRNA-processing protein FYV7, translating to MKERRDENHIKGNGEKGSKSSFTFKKNTNNITKKKRLGGGGLPLETFANAKSKSRNYNPSLIKKQREVYKNAKQVSKYKKLLRQQNETGNNFFATKESPEDNRKDGDDIKTNEKNKKKKSTHSLGELYEKKREEDEKAKMEREAIIQAKKEAREQAEARRKVVREKMFKKTRSGQPVMKYRIENLLQSIQDSTD from the exons ATGAAAGAGCGAAGAGACGAAAATCACATCAAAGGGAATGGAGAGAAGGGCTCCAAATCATCATTCACATTCAAGAAGAATACGAATAATAttacgaagaagaagagattgggAGGGGGAGGTCTGCCGCTTGAAACTTTCGCCAATGCCAAGTCTAAGAGCAGAAACTACAATCCTTCCCTCATTA AGAAGCAAAGGGAGGTTTATAAAAATGCCAAACAAGTGAGCAAGTACAAGAAATTGTTGAGGCAACAAAATGAAACAGGGAACAATTTTTTTGCAACCAAAGAATCACCAGAG GATAACAGAAAAGATGGAGATGATATAAAGacaaatgaaaagaacaagaagaagaagagcacaCATAGTTTGGGAGAATTGTATGAAAAGAAGCGTGAAGAGGATGAGAAAGcaaagatggagagagaggCAATCATCCAAGCAAAGAAGGAAGCGAGAGAACAAGCTGAAGCTCGAAGGAAGGTAGTGAGAGAGAAGATGTTTAAGAAGACACGATCAGGTCAGCCTGTTATGAAATACAGGATTGAGAATCTCCTACAGAGTATTCAAGATTCTACAGATTAG